A portion of the Misgurnus anguillicaudatus chromosome 16, ASM2758022v2, whole genome shotgun sequence genome contains these proteins:
- the c1qtnf2 gene encoding complement C1q tumor necrosis factor-related protein 2 produces MYQLPLAVCLLSLFFTVNSSIKKGRNYTIHSSQLSCSLPGPQGPPGSTGAAGPSGNVGKMGMPGIDGQDGKDGDKGEKGEKGEQGRPGNPGKLGQQGRPGILGKAGPRGLKGVRGAPGEPGAVGTKGETGDAGETGAAGRCNCGADARSAFSVAVTKSYPKERIPIRFNRILMNEGGHYNATTGKFNCAIPGVYYFTYDITLANKHLAIGLVHNGKYKIRTFDGNTGNYDVASGSTILRLKKGDKVWLQIFYSEQNGLFFDPFWTDSLFTGFLIYADQVASDKVNVTGSS; encoded by the exons ATGTATCAGTTACCGCTGGCCGTTTGCCTGCTGTCTCTCTTCTTCACTGTAAACTCCTCCATCAAGAAGGGACGCAACTACACCATTCATTCATCTCAGCTTAGCTGCAGTTTGCCGGGCCCTCAGGGTCCTCCAGGGAGTACGGGTGCAGCAGGTCCCAGTGGCAATGTAGGTAAAATGGGCATGCCAGGTATCGATGGACAGGATGGCAAAGACGGTGACAAGGGTGAGAAGGGAGAGAAAG GTGAGCAGGGTCGTCCTGGGAATCCTGGAAAACTTGGACAACAAGGGCGCCCGGGAATTTTGGGAAAGGCAGGGCCTAGGGGCCTGAAGGGGGTACGAGGAGCGCCTGGTGAGCCTGGGGCCGTCGGGACAAAGGGAGAGACTGGAGATGCGGGAGAGACTGGTGCAGCTGGAAGATGTAACTGTGGTGCAGATGCACGTTCTGCTTTCTCGGTGGCAGTAACCAAGAGCTATCCCAAGGAACGCATACCTATCCGCTTCAACCGGATTTTAATGAACGAGGGTGGGCATTACAATGCCACTACTGGCAAGTTTAACTGTGCAATTCCCGGTGTGTATTACTTTACATATGACATCACGTTGGCTAACAAGCACCTGGCAATCGGGCTCGTCCACAACGGCAAGTACAAGATCAGAACGTTTGATGGCAACACAGGAAACTATGATGTGGCTTCAGGTTCAACAATACTCAGACTGAAGAAAGGAGATAAGGTTTGGCTTCAGATCTTCTATTCGGAACAAAATGGACTATTCTTTGATCCATTCTGGACTGATAGCCTTTTCACAGGTTTTCTTATTTATGCCGACCAGGTTGCTTCAGATAAAGTGAATGTTACTGGATCATCCTGA
- the nocta gene encoding nocturnin encodes MYPARRCSSLLHRDFTALCLSSLGAHPKKSGILKKRSIPDSRHCHSSVHPPPPPRSNSSPVLLGSLQACQMGSSNSSSSRLLSTAAQSLVDPHVDADDCEYEQADPDALLRECDEVLRNRPPRLHRDFVRIRASSLQNEPVRIMQWNILAQALGEGTDGFVRCPMEALNWSERKYLILEEILTYRPDVLCLQEVDHYFDTFQPLLSSLGYQSSFCPKPSSPCLDVHNNNGPDGCALFYNRQRFQLLHTTHLRLSAMMLKTNQVAIAATLRCRLTGQVFCVAVTHLKARSGWEAFRSAQGTHLLQQLRNITAQTYPQPEQEEGIPLVVCGDFNADPSEEVYRRFMTSPLGLESAYKCLSEDGTTEPPYTSWKIRPSGESCSTLDYIWYSERAFRVDAVLKIPSEEQIGPNRLPSYHYPSDHLSLVCDLSFNQQPHRLM; translated from the exons ATGTATCCGGCCAGACGATGTTCGTCGCTTCTTCACCGAGACTTCACCGCTCTCTGTCTTTCATCACTGGGGGCACATCCGAAAAAATCCGGTATTTTGAAGAAACGCAGCATTCCCGATTCACGACACTGTCATTCTAGTGTTCATCCTCCTCCACCACCGAGGTCAAACTCATCACCTGTTCTGCTCGGTTCTTTACAAG cgtGTCAGATGGgcagcagcaacagcagcaGTAGCAGGCTCCTCAGTACTGCAGCTCAGTCACTGGTAGACCCTCACGTGGATGCCGACGACTGTGAATACGAGCAGGCCGACCCAGACGCACTTTTGCGTGAATGCGATGAGGTTTTGAGAAATCGCCCTCCTCGACTGCACCGAGACTTTGTTAGGATCAGAGCCAGCTCGTTGCAGAATGAACCCGTTCGCATCATGCAGTGGAACATTTTGGCTCAAG CTCTTGGCGAGGGTACAGACGGTTTTGTGCGCTGTCCGATGGAAGCACTAAATTGGTCCGAGAGGAAATATCTTATATTGGAAGAGATCCTCACTTATAGACCAGATGTGCTGTGCCTGCAAGAGGTTGACCACTACTTTGACACTTTCCAGCCTTTATTATCCAGCTTGGGCTATCAGAGCAGCTTCTGCCCCAAACCAAGCTCTCCCTGTCTGGACGTCCACAACAACAACGGTCCAGATGGATGTGCTCTGTTTTACAACCGCCAACGTTTCCAGCTGCTCCACACCACCCACCTCAGACTCTCCGCCATGATGCTTAAAACCAACCAGGTAGCCATTGCGGCTACGCTTCGCTGCAGGCTCACGGGCCAAGTCTTCTGCGTGGCCGTAACGCATCTAAAGGCACGCAGCGGATGGGAGGCTTTCCGGAGCGCACAAGGCACTCATCTCCTCCAACAGCTCCGTAACATCACCGCTCAGACATACCCACAGCCGGAACAGGAGGAAGGAATACCATTGGTCGTATGCGGAGATTTTAACGCCGATCCTAGCGAAGAAGTGTATAGGCGATTTATGACGTCCCCACTGGGATTGGAAAGTGCTTATAAGTGCCTGAGTGAGGACGGGACCACAGAACCACCATACACCAGTTGGAAGATCCGGCCTAGTGGAGAGAGCTGCTCCACGCTGGATTACATCTGGTATTCCGAAAGAGCATTTCGTGTGGATGCTGTGCTGAAGATACCCAGTGAAGAGCAGATTGGGCCAAACCGGCTTCCTTCTTACCATTACCCCTCTGATCATCTGTCACTGGTGTGTGACCTCAGCTTCAATCAGCAACCTCATAGACTCATGTAG
- the elf2a gene encoding ETS-related transcription factor Elf-2a isoform X1 → MTSMVIVDGGGNILEYVAGDDEAQQEVCNDGAETDGDKDCPAVIVEQVNSAEVEQCYAAQVLVYDDQNTYLVQDVAEEQVVETEFQEIATVEVSVHDKTIEAAEALLHMDSPASLQGDRNAEELFSEVEVEVRTEDIGSVSKDIVVLDDTDLLKKKKRGRKPRTPRNGCDGSLDLVYKRKSRDSKGSTTYLWEFLLDLLQDKETCPKYIKWTQKEKGIFKLVDSKAVSKLWGRHKNKPDMNYETMGRALRYYYQRGILAKVEGQRLVYQFKEMPKDIVFIDDDDDMDDSIDEGKKETPAAANRSNPKGKGVVVSSSAAVPKIINLTSGQDAFMTLQQSSVNTTTAPGTMRLAMQVPVLMTTSQGQKISTANLNSVRPTILPASSSIAGGNNAGKVFLQAVPTLVPAQGQSGERITLQFITLPTVPGKAGTPITLSALSPVTVPTTNTQVLKLAIPSNITTSAASAPVTVVTTQPGVTVVPNVQPATSLQDVTVVKVESSEVSVTKTDDSSAMTNTQS, encoded by the exons ATGACCTCAATGGTTATTGTAGATGGTGGAGGGAATATATTGGAGTATGTTGCTGGAGATGATGAGGCACAGCAGGAG GTTTGCAATGATGGGGCAGAGACTGACGGAGATAAGGATTGTCCTGCAGTAATAGTGGAGCAGGTGAATAGTGCAGAAGTAGAGCAGTGCTATGCTGCTCAGGTGTTAGTTTATGATGATCAGAATACCTATCTGGTCCAAGATGTGGCTGAAGAACAGGTTGTGGAGACTGAGTTCCAAGAGATAGCAACAG TGGAAGTCTCAGTACATGATAAAACTATTGAAGCAGCCGAAGCTCTgctgcacatggattcaccaGCCAGTCTGCAGGGGGATCGCAATGCAG aagAGCTTTTTTCTGAGGTGGAAGTAGAGGTGCGAACCGAGGACATAGGGTCCGTTTCTAAGGACATTGTTGTTCTAGACGACACAGATCTACTGAAGAAGAAGAAAAGAG GACGAAAACCCAGAACTCCACGAAATGGCTGCGATGGTTCATTGGATCTGGTCTATAAGAGGAAATCAAGAGACAGCAAGG GCTCAACTACTTACCTATGGGAGTTCTTGTTGGACCTCCTGCAGGATAAGGAAACCTGTCCAAAATACATTAAATGGACTCAGAAAGAGAAGGGAATATTCAAGCTTGTGGATTCCAAAGCAGTATCTAAATTATGgggcagacataagaataaaccTGACATGAACTATGAGACAATGGGGAGAGCACTCAG GTATTACTATCAGCGGGGCATTTTAGCAAAAGTGGAAGGCCAAAGACTTGTGTACCAGTTTAAAGAGATGCCCAAAGACATCGTCTTCATAGATGACGACGACGACATGGACGACAGCATTGACGAGGGAAAGAAAGAAACCCCAGCTGCAGCCAACCGCAGCAATCCGAAGGGCAAAGGGGTGGTGGTCTCATCCTCTGCTGCTGTGCCTAAAATCATCAATCTAACCTCAGGACAAGATGCCTTTATGACCCTGCAGCAGTCATCGGTCAACACAACGACAGCCCCCGG GACGATGAGGTTGGCCATGCAGGTCCCTGTTCTCATGACAACATCACAGGGTCAGAAAATCTCCACAGCAAATTTAAACTCTGTCCGTCCTACGATTCTCCCAGCTTCCAGCTCGATCGCAGGGGGCAACAACGCAGGCAAAGTGTTTCTCCAGGCCGTGCCGACGCTAGTGCCAGCTCAGGGCCAAAGCGGCGAGAGAATCACCTTGCAGTTCATCACCCTTCCTACCGTACCTGGCAAAGCCGGCACTCCAATCACTCTGAGCGCTCTCTCCCCGGTTACCGTGCCAACCACCAACACCCAAGTCCTGAAGCTCGCCATCCCCTCTAACATCACCACATCTGCAGCCTCAGCTCCAGTTACAGTGGTGACCACGCAACCAGGGGTGACCGTGGTGCCGAACGTACAACCTGCGACGTCTCTACAGGATGTGACTGTTGTAAAGGTCGAGAGTTCTGAAGTTTCGGTGACTAAGACAGATGACAGTTCTgcaatgacaaacacacagagcTGA
- the elf2a gene encoding ETS-related transcription factor Elf-2a isoform X2: MMQRRLIDNQEVRSCRRSAATSLMEVSVHDKTIEAAEALLHMDSPASLQGDRNAEELFSEVEVEVRTEDIGSVSKDIVVLDDTDLLKKKKRGRKPRTPRNGCDGSLDLVYKRKSRDSKGSTTYLWEFLLDLLQDKETCPKYIKWTQKEKGIFKLVDSKAVSKLWGRHKNKPDMNYETMGRALRYYYQRGILAKVEGQRLVYQFKEMPKDIVFIDDDDDMDDSIDEGKKETPAAANRSNPKGKGVVVSSSAAVPKIINLTSGQDAFMTLQQSSVNTTTAPGTMRLAMQVPVLMTTSQGQKISTANLNSVRPTILPASSSIAGGNNAGKVFLQAVPTLVPAQGQSGERITLQFITLPTVPGKAGTPITLSALSPVTVPTTNTQVLKLAIPSNITTSAASAPVTVVTTQPGVTVVPNVQPATSLQDVTVVKVESSEVSVTKTDDSSAMTNTQS, from the exons ATGATGCAAAGGCGCTTGATTGACAACCAGGAAGTAAGAAGCTGCCGTCGATCCGCTGCGACAAGTTTAA TGGAAGTCTCAGTACATGATAAAACTATTGAAGCAGCCGAAGCTCTgctgcacatggattcaccaGCCAGTCTGCAGGGGGATCGCAATGCAG aagAGCTTTTTTCTGAGGTGGAAGTAGAGGTGCGAACCGAGGACATAGGGTCCGTTTCTAAGGACATTGTTGTTCTAGACGACACAGATCTACTGAAGAAGAAGAAAAGAG GACGAAAACCCAGAACTCCACGAAATGGCTGCGATGGTTCATTGGATCTGGTCTATAAGAGGAAATCAAGAGACAGCAAGG GCTCAACTACTTACCTATGGGAGTTCTTGTTGGACCTCCTGCAGGATAAGGAAACCTGTCCAAAATACATTAAATGGACTCAGAAAGAGAAGGGAATATTCAAGCTTGTGGATTCCAAAGCAGTATCTAAATTATGgggcagacataagaataaaccTGACATGAACTATGAGACAATGGGGAGAGCACTCAG GTATTACTATCAGCGGGGCATTTTAGCAAAAGTGGAAGGCCAAAGACTTGTGTACCAGTTTAAAGAGATGCCCAAAGACATCGTCTTCATAGATGACGACGACGACATGGACGACAGCATTGACGAGGGAAAGAAAGAAACCCCAGCTGCAGCCAACCGCAGCAATCCGAAGGGCAAAGGGGTGGTGGTCTCATCCTCTGCTGCTGTGCCTAAAATCATCAATCTAACCTCAGGACAAGATGCCTTTATGACCCTGCAGCAGTCATCGGTCAACACAACGACAGCCCCCGG GACGATGAGGTTGGCCATGCAGGTCCCTGTTCTCATGACAACATCACAGGGTCAGAAAATCTCCACAGCAAATTTAAACTCTGTCCGTCCTACGATTCTCCCAGCTTCCAGCTCGATCGCAGGGGGCAACAACGCAGGCAAAGTGTTTCTCCAGGCCGTGCCGACGCTAGTGCCAGCTCAGGGCCAAAGCGGCGAGAGAATCACCTTGCAGTTCATCACCCTTCCTACCGTACCTGGCAAAGCCGGCACTCCAATCACTCTGAGCGCTCTCTCCCCGGTTACCGTGCCAACCACCAACACCCAAGTCCTGAAGCTCGCCATCCCCTCTAACATCACCACATCTGCAGCCTCAGCTCCAGTTACAGTGGTGACCACGCAACCAGGGGTGACCGTGGTGCCGAACGTACAACCTGCGACGTCTCTACAGGATGTGACTGTTGTAAAGGTCGAGAGTTCTGAAGTTTCGGTGACTAAGACAGATGACAGTTCTgcaatgacaaacacacagagcTGA